In bacterium, a single window of DNA contains:
- a CDS encoding response regulator transcription factor: MTRTTRILIADDHGVVREGLRRVLEAQPSCTICGEAATGREAVAKAKALRPDVVVLDIAMPELNGLDAARLIRRMLPATEVLILTMHDSEALAREALAAGARGFVLKTDAAEVLGNAVANLSRHQPYLTATATSLVLDGFLNPDHAGSGNTRRDRLTAREREIVLLLAEGRTNKEIAAALGISVNTCETHRYNIMRKLNLRSLSELVRYAIREHIIEP, translated from the coding sequence ATGACGCGCACGACGCGGATTCTGATCGCCGACGATCACGGGGTGGTCCGTGAGGGGCTGCGACGGGTGCTCGAGGCGCAGCCGAGCTGCACCATCTGCGGCGAGGCCGCTACCGGCCGCGAGGCGGTCGCGAAAGCGAAGGCGCTGCGACCGGACGTCGTCGTGCTCGACATCGCGATGCCGGAGCTCAATGGGTTGGACGCGGCCCGACTCATCCGCAGGATGCTGCCCGCCACCGAGGTCCTGATCCTCACCATGCACGACTCGGAGGCACTGGCGCGCGAAGCCCTGGCGGCGGGGGCGCGCGGCTTCGTCCTGAAGACGGACGCCGCGGAGGTCCTCGGCAACGCGGTCGCGAACCTGAGCCGACATCAGCCGTACCTGACGGCGACGGCCACCTCCCTCGTCCTGGACGGGTTCCTGAACCCGGACCACGCCGGCAGCGGCAACACGCGGCGGGACCGCTTGACCGCGCGCGAGCGAGAGATCGTGCTCCTCCTCGCGGAGGGCCGCACGAACAAGGAGATCGCCGCGGCACTGGGGATCAGCGTCAATACCTGCGAGACCCATCGCTACAACATCATGCGCAAGCTCAATCTGCGCTCGCTGAGCGAGCTGGTGCGCTACGCCATCCGCGAGCACATCATCGAGCCGTAG
- a CDS encoding PAS domain-containing protein, giving the protein MLVWSSRFPSRARLLARVLPVVVAAGALIVWAAGADRQREVRVREQRLMQLARAIAGGEEELRQGMSVPPEAGGPAPVGGQARFLHRARNRIPGSTLTVTDAGGIIVARDPVSPDWRVGDVVPDAALLQAVRTRDHGLIEGGSRPAPAVYAFAAAANAAGRKDVVTTVGMPRRLVFAEVDRARRRLLIAVAASAALLSAAWWLGRRSLLPQPLFAWAGWAAGGTAAAASPPAPRPVPGRERGQAEILQTIVDHIPVMIAFIDDRGRTRWVNREWQRVLGWSLEEATSRDILREMYPDPDVRREVMAFAMAGSGEWEDFHTHTKNGEPIETTWANVWLSDGTCIGLGINTTALKRAEASLRHLSAQLLRSQDEERRRIARELHDTTAQNLAALLLKLKRLGTPIAALGGDAPDILADCWALAEQCSNELRTVTYLLHPPLLDELGLAGAVREYVDGFARRSGLRADLEIASDLGRSSRASELTLFRVLQEALSNAHRHSGSPTVSIRLLRTAAEVRLEVRDAGRGLGAPSDAPPAAQGRVGVGIAGMRERLRHLGGRLEIASSERGTRITAVLPSAGDERA; this is encoded by the coding sequence ATGCTGGTCTGGTCGTCGCGCTTCCCATCGCGGGCACGTTTGCTGGCTCGGGTCCTGCCGGTGGTCGTTGCGGCTGGGGCTCTCATCGTCTGGGCGGCGGGGGCCGATCGGCAGCGCGAGGTTCGGGTGCGCGAGCAACGCCTGATGCAGCTCGCGCGCGCGATCGCCGGAGGCGAGGAGGAGCTGCGCCAAGGCATGTCTGTGCCGCCGGAGGCCGGCGGTCCCGCCCCCGTGGGTGGGCAGGCGCGCTTCCTGCATCGTGCGCGAAACAGGATTCCCGGGTCCACCCTGACCGTCACCGACGCCGGCGGCATCATCGTCGCGCGGGATCCCGTCTCCCCGGATTGGCGGGTGGGAGACGTGGTGCCGGATGCGGCGCTGTTGCAGGCGGTGCGGACCCGCGACCATGGGCTCATCGAGGGCGGCTCGAGACCGGCGCCTGCGGTCTATGCCTTTGCGGCCGCCGCGAACGCGGCGGGGCGGAAGGACGTCGTGACCACGGTCGGCATGCCGAGGCGCCTTGTGTTTGCGGAGGTGGACCGGGCTCGGCGTCGCCTGCTGATCGCGGTGGCCGCGTCCGCCGCGCTGCTCTCGGCCGCCTGGTGGCTCGGCCGTCGGTCACTGCTGCCGCAGCCCCTGTTCGCGTGGGCCGGGTGGGCCGCGGGGGGCACGGCGGCGGCCGCGAGCCCGCCCGCGCCGCGTCCTGTGCCCGGTCGCGAGCGGGGTCAGGCCGAGATCCTGCAAACCATCGTCGACCACATTCCGGTCATGATCGCCTTCATCGACGATCGCGGCCGCACGCGGTGGGTCAACCGCGAGTGGCAGCGCGTGCTCGGGTGGTCGTTGGAGGAAGCGACCAGCCGCGACATCCTTCGCGAGATGTACCCCGATCCCGACGTGCGCCGGGAGGTGATGGCCTTTGCCATGGCCGGCAGCGGCGAGTGGGAGGACTTCCACACGCACACCAAGAACGGGGAGCCGATCGAGACGACATGGGCGAATGTCTGGCTGTCCGACGGCACCTGTATCGGACTGGGAATCAACACGACGGCGCTCAAGCGGGCGGAGGCCTCGCTGCGCCACCTCTCCGCGCAGTTGCTTCGCTCGCAAGACGAGGAGCGGCGCCGAATCGCGCGCGAGTTGCACGACACGACGGCGCAGAATCTCGCCGCGCTTCTGCTCAAATTGAAGCGCCTGGGGACGCCCATCGCCGCGCTCGGCGGCGACGCGCCGGACATCCTCGCCGACTGTTGGGCGCTCGCCGAGCAGTGTTCCAACGAGCTGCGCACGGTCACCTACCTGCTCCATCCGCCACTGCTCGACGAGCTCGGTCTGGCGGGTGCCGTGCGCGAATACGTCGACGGATTCGCGCGCCGGAGCGGCCTCCGCGCCGATCTGGAGATCGCATCCGACCTCGGGCGCTCGAGTCGCGCGAGCGAGCTCACCCTGTTCCGGGTCCTGCAGGAGGCCCTGAGCAACGCGCACCGCCACTCCGGCAGCCCGACGGTGTCGATCCGCCTGCTGCGCACGGCCGCGGAGGTCCGACTGGAGGTTCGCGATGCGGGCCGCGGCTTGGGCGCGCCCTCCGACGCGCCTCCCGCCGCGCAGGGCCGCGTCGGCGTCGGCATCGCCGGCATGCGCGAGCGCCTGCGTCACCTGGGCGGCCGACTGGAGATTGCGTCGAGCGAACGCGGGACGCGGATCACCGCCGTCCTGCCGTCCGCCGGCGATGAGCGCGCATGA
- a CDS encoding PAS domain S-box protein has translation MNAPSRQEPSVPSLLSVPPTEGPLVPTTRFVHAAAALGMVASAALLAEWLLRNPNGPGPAGLTNPAADTALAVGVAGLSLWLLCRDPPALVGRIAAGMVAILGMVTLARYLIAHDIALDWLLHRAWLVAPDTIDDRMALETALASALLGLGLLLLDRPRGGVFGQIASVFALLVALLGVVSGILHAETLRRLGQSPAVTLTAAATVFLMAAGALAARPYGPVIAPLLRDNAAGSLARRLLVSAVTVPILLGWIHMAAERAGVFGAEYGLALLVTSSVVTFVALIRWTTALAQGSEAQRSRAEAALRESESRFRGMFEQAAIGFALKGLDGRWLRVNPKLCKILGYSREELLARRFRDHAHPDDIHTDLDLVGPVLSGAMRTYALERRLMRKDGRTVWVRLTVSAARDDADAPRYLIVAIEDISERRHAAEQLRQHALRLETLCAIDRAILEQAAPDEVARAQVVHIAALVPCDLAQIILCDAHTGRRLTHATGSDAVDVSELTAEEVSSIEALAPHPALAVEDLNDRADHPPFLQHLRRAGMRSASVDRLGAGEHLLGIMTVCAAAPAAFTAEHRTVLREVANQLSIAIEQAHLRTELQQHAADLEQRVAERTAQLQAVNQELESFSYSVSHDLRAPLRRIDGFSQALLEDAPAALDEPMRHYLERIRSGTKEMTELIEALLGLAQVTRSEMRREPVDLGAVARDVIEELRRAHPDRQVDVVCTPSLLVQGDARLLRVLLSNLIGNAWKYTGRRERAHIELGVLERQGTRVIFVRDDGAGFDMQDAGKLFGAFQRLHSAAEFDGTGIGLATAQRIVRRHGGTIWAEGAPEQGATVYFTLDDELGRPRAPRSAGRARMR, from the coding sequence ATGAACGCGCCCTCTCGGCAGGAACCGTCCGTCCCTTCCCTGCTGAGCGTCCCGCCGACCGAAGGTCCGCTGGTTCCCACGACCCGATTCGTCCATGCCGCTGCCGCGCTCGGCATGGTCGCCAGTGCCGCGCTGCTGGCCGAGTGGCTGTTGCGGAACCCGAATGGTCCTGGGCCGGCGGGCCTGACGAATCCGGCGGCGGATACCGCCCTGGCCGTGGGCGTCGCCGGCCTGTCGCTGTGGCTTCTGTGCCGCGACCCGCCCGCGCTCGTCGGCCGGATCGCCGCGGGGATGGTCGCGATCCTGGGGATGGTGACCCTGGCCAGATATCTGATCGCGCACGACATCGCGCTCGACTGGCTGCTCCACCGCGCATGGCTCGTCGCGCCCGATACGATCGACGACCGGATGGCCCTGGAGACGGCGTTGGCTTCCGCGCTACTGGGGCTCGGCCTGTTGCTGCTCGACCGGCCACGGGGCGGTGTGTTCGGACAGATCGCTTCGGTGTTCGCGCTCCTCGTGGCGCTGCTCGGCGTCGTCAGCGGCATCCTGCACGCCGAAACGCTGCGACGCCTCGGGCAATCGCCGGCGGTCACCCTGACCGCCGCCGCGACCGTCTTCCTGATGGCCGCCGGAGCGCTCGCCGCTCGGCCGTACGGCCCCGTCATCGCCCCCCTGCTGCGGGACAACGCCGCGGGAAGTCTGGCGCGCCGGCTGCTCGTCTCCGCGGTGACGGTGCCGATCCTGCTGGGCTGGATCCACATGGCGGCGGAGCGGGCGGGCGTCTTCGGCGCCGAGTACGGGCTCGCCCTGCTCGTCACCTCCAGTGTGGTCACGTTCGTGGCGCTGATCCGGTGGACGACCGCACTGGCGCAGGGGTCGGAAGCGCAGCGCTCGCGAGCGGAAGCGGCGTTGCGCGAGAGCGAGAGTCGTTTCCGCGGCATGTTCGAGCAGGCGGCCATCGGGTTCGCGCTGAAGGGGCTGGATGGACGGTGGCTGCGGGTGAACCCGAAGCTCTGCAAGATCCTGGGCTATTCTCGTGAGGAGCTGCTGGCCCGGAGGTTTCGGGATCACGCCCATCCCGACGACATCCACACCGACCTGGACCTCGTCGGCCCGGTCCTCTCCGGCGCGATGCGGACGTACGCGCTGGAGCGCCGTCTGATGCGCAAGGACGGGCGCACGGTGTGGGTGAGACTGACGGTTTCGGCGGCGCGGGACGACGCCGACGCGCCCCGCTACCTCATCGTCGCGATCGAGGACATCAGCGAGCGCAGGCACGCGGCCGAGCAGTTGCGCCAGCACGCGCTCCGTCTGGAGACGCTCTGCGCCATCGACCGGGCGATCCTCGAGCAAGCGGCGCCGGACGAGGTGGCGCGGGCACAGGTCGTCCACATCGCCGCGCTGGTGCCCTGCGACCTGGCGCAGATCATTCTGTGCGATGCGCACACCGGGCGGCGCCTGACCCATGCGACGGGATCCGACGCCGTCGACGTCTCCGAGCTCACCGCCGAGGAGGTGTCATCGATCGAGGCCTTGGCGCCGCACCCCGCCCTGGCGGTCGAGGACCTGAACGACCGCGCTGACCATCCGCCGTTCCTGCAGCACCTCCGGCGCGCCGGCATGCGCAGCGCCTCGGTCGACCGGCTGGGCGCGGGCGAGCACCTCCTCGGCATCATGACGGTCTGCGCCGCGGCGCCGGCGGCATTCACGGCGGAACATCGAACGGTGCTGCGCGAGGTCGCGAACCAACTGTCCATCGCGATCGAGCAGGCCCATCTCCGAACCGAGCTGCAGCAGCACGCCGCGGACCTGGAACAGCGGGTGGCGGAACGCACGGCGCAGTTGCAGGCCGTCAACCAGGAGCTGGAATCGTTCAGCTACTCCGTGTCGCACGACCTGCGCGCCCCTTTGCGCCGCATCGACGGCTTCAGCCAGGCGCTGCTGGAGGACGCGCCGGCGGCGCTGGACGAGCCGATGCGCCACTATCTCGAGCGGATCCGGTCCGGCACCAAAGAGATGACGGAACTGATCGAGGCCCTCCTCGGCCTGGCGCAGGTGACCCGCAGCGAGATGCGCCGGGAGCCCGTCGACCTGGGTGCGGTGGCGCGGGACGTCATCGAAGAGCTTCGACGCGCCCACCCCGATCGCCAGGTCGACGTCGTCTGCACGCCGTCGCTCCTCGTGCAGGGCGATGCGCGGCTGCTGCGCGTGCTGTTGAGCAATCTGATTGGCAATGCCTGGAAGTACACCGGCAGGCGCGAGCGCGCGCACATCGAGCTCGGCGTCCTCGAACGCCAGGGGACGCGCGTCATCTTCGTTCGCGACGACGGCGCCGGGTTCGACATGCAGGACGCCGGCAAGCTCTTCGGAGCATTCCAACGCCTGCACAGCGCGGCCGAGTTCGACGGCACGGGCATCGGCCTCGCCACCGCGCAGCGCATCGTGCGCCGCCACGGTGGAACCATCTGGGCCGAAGGGGCGCCGGAACAGGGCGCCACCGTGTACTTCACGCTCGACGACGAGCTCGGCCGCCCGCGGGCGCCGCGTTCGGCCGGTCGCGCTCGCATGCGATGA
- a CDS encoding SGNH/GDSL hydrolase family protein, whose amino-acid sequence MRRLALVLVGTAVALAAVELALRLQGGVPEVANPLYSFHASDPQLGWRGRPDVRLRFRRPQFDVEIAHDAAGWRLPDPPPPADPARRVLVLGDSFTWGWGVPQGAVYTDHLQRALPRAAIANRGVNGFGTGQEYLLLRQELAARRYDVVVLQFFFNDLADNVEGKSGRRPLFRLDGDRLLPPATPLRPLTGPLHQWLKDHSRAFLLLDFTARALGGGNAPAAPLRPTAQGAAPLDDRQIPGAELTARLLAAIADAVHGHGARLVILYAPHRLELTAPGALPPVVRAAHAVAERAALDGGAAWVDLTPVLSGAREPVLFPGDEHWTPAGHALVARALLAAGALESPAN is encoded by the coding sequence ATGCGGCGCCTCGCGCTGGTCCTCGTCGGCACGGCGGTGGCCCTGGCCGCGGTCGAGCTGGCGCTGCGCCTGCAGGGCGGCGTGCCCGAGGTCGCCAATCCCCTCTACAGTTTCCACGCCTCCGATCCGCAGCTCGGCTGGCGCGGGCGTCCCGACGTCCGCCTGCGCTTCCGGCGGCCCCAGTTCGACGTCGAGATCGCGCACGACGCCGCCGGCTGGCGCCTGCCGGACCCGCCCCCGCCCGCCGATCCGGCGCGGCGCGTGCTGGTGCTCGGCGACTCGTTCACCTGGGGGTGGGGCGTGCCGCAGGGCGCCGTCTACACCGACCACCTGCAGCGGGCCCTGCCGCGGGCGGCGATCGCCAACCGCGGCGTCAACGGCTTCGGCACCGGCCAGGAGTATCTGCTGCTGCGGCAGGAGCTGGCGGCGCGGCGTTACGACGTGGTCGTGCTGCAGTTCTTCTTCAACGACCTCGCCGACAACGTCGAGGGCAAGAGCGGCCGCCGCCCGCTCTTCCGCCTCGATGGCGATCGCCTGCTGCCGCCGGCGACCCCGCTGCGGCCGCTCACCGGCCCGCTGCACCAGTGGCTGAAGGACCACAGCCGCGCCTTTCTGTTGCTCGACTTCACCGCCCGCGCCCTCGGCGGCGGCAACGCCCCGGCGGCGCCGCTGCGCCCGACGGCGCAGGGCGCCGCGCCCCTCGACGACCGGCAGATCCCGGGCGCCGAGCTGACCGCGCGCCTGCTCGCCGCCATCGCCGACGCGGTCCACGGCCACGGCGCCCGCCTCGTCATCCTCTACGCGCCGCACCGCCTCGAGCTGACGGCGCCGGGCGCGCTGCCGCCGGTCGTGCGGGCGGCGCACGCCGTGGCGGAGCGGGCGGCGCTGGACGGAGGAGCCGCCTGGGTCGACCTGACGCCGGTGCTGTCGGGAGCGCGCGAGCCGGTGCTGTTCCCCGGCGACGAGCATTGGACGCCGGCCGGCCACGCGCTGGTCGCCCGCGCCCTGCTCGCCGCCGGCGCGCTCGAGTCACCAGCGAACTGA
- a CDS encoding plasma-membrane proton-efflux P-type ATPase: MVAEPRGLTSDEAARRLAAVGPNAVPEQRRHLLLSLAAKLWGPVPWMLEATVALELALGRRLEAAIVAVLLVFNAVMSGIQERRARSAVALLRQRLVVQVRALRDGQWSLVPAETIVPGDVVHLRMGDIVPADVGLVDGQVLVDQSALTGESLPVDLRGGATAYAGAQVKRGEASGEVTATGQRTFFGRTAELVQSARTASHLQSLIVSIVTYLVAMDVVLIAALLGYAVFAGLPYSETLPFALILLVASVPVALPATFTLATALGGVELARRGVLVTRLSAIEEAAAMDVLCSDKTGTITENRLRVAAVRPRAPFSELDVLRFAAQASDEATQDPIDLAILSQARERGVATAMGRRQAVVPFDPATKIAETVIESDGHAVHTLKGAPRAVLARLADPPDVEGDVQRLGAEGYRVLAVATGSRDRLQLVGLVALHDPPRGDSRALIAGLADMGVRVLLVTGDSLATARTVAAQVGIDGPACSAQDLRRGGAGATAYGVFAEVLPEDKFNLVRALQEAGHIVGMTGDGVNDAPALTQSEVGIAVANATDVAKASASLVLTTPGLTDMLAAIETSRRIYQRMLTYTLNKIIKTVEIAFFLTLGVIATGTFIITPLLVLLLLFTNDFVTMSIATDHVSFSRRPDRWRIRPLMENGLILASFILLLSLAVFFVGRDALHLSLPHLHTLVFLTLVFTGQGTVYLIRERGHLWQSRPSRWMVISSVADIVIVSLLAIRGVLMAPLPLEVVAALLATVLVYLVLLDLLKVAILRRGSGAR; this comes from the coding sequence GTGGTAGCGGAGCCGCGCGGGCTCACCAGCGACGAGGCGGCTCGTCGGCTCGCCGCGGTGGGGCCGAACGCGGTCCCCGAGCAGCGGCGCCATCTACTGCTCTCACTGGCGGCGAAGCTCTGGGGGCCCGTGCCCTGGATGCTCGAAGCGACCGTCGCGCTCGAGCTCGCCCTCGGCAGGCGCCTGGAAGCGGCGATCGTCGCCGTCCTCCTGGTGTTCAACGCCGTGATGAGCGGCATTCAGGAACGCCGCGCCCGCAGCGCGGTGGCGCTGCTGCGGCAGCGTCTGGTCGTGCAGGTGCGGGCGCTGCGCGACGGTCAGTGGTCGTTGGTGCCGGCCGAGACGATCGTGCCAGGCGACGTCGTCCACCTGCGGATGGGCGACATCGTTCCCGCCGACGTCGGGTTGGTCGACGGGCAGGTGTTGGTCGACCAGTCGGCGCTGACCGGCGAGTCGCTGCCGGTCGATCTGCGGGGCGGCGCGACCGCCTATGCCGGCGCGCAGGTCAAACGCGGCGAGGCGAGCGGCGAGGTGACCGCCACCGGCCAGCGCACGTTCTTCGGCCGCACCGCGGAGCTGGTGCAGTCGGCCAGAACGGCCAGTCATCTCCAGAGCCTCATCGTCAGCATCGTGACGTATCTCGTCGCCATGGACGTGGTGCTCATCGCCGCCCTGCTCGGGTATGCGGTCTTCGCCGGACTGCCGTATTCGGAGACGCTGCCGTTCGCCCTGATCCTGCTCGTCGCCTCGGTTCCGGTGGCGCTGCCCGCCACCTTCACGCTGGCGACCGCGCTCGGCGGGGTGGAGCTGGCGCGGCGCGGGGTGCTGGTGACCCGCCTCTCGGCGATCGAGGAGGCGGCGGCGATGGACGTGCTCTGCAGCGACAAGACCGGCACCATCACCGAGAACCGCCTGCGCGTCGCGGCCGTCCGGCCGCGGGCGCCGTTCAGCGAGCTGGATGTGCTCCGTTTCGCGGCCCAGGCGAGCGACGAGGCGACGCAGGACCCGATCGATCTCGCCATCCTCTCGCAGGCCCGGGAACGCGGCGTCGCCACGGCGATGGGGCGCCGGCAAGCCGTCGTTCCCTTCGACCCCGCGACCAAGATCGCCGAGACGGTCATCGAGTCGGACGGCCACGCGGTGCATACCCTCAAGGGCGCGCCGCGGGCGGTCCTGGCGCGACTCGCCGACCCGCCGGACGTGGAGGGCGACGTGCAGCGCTTGGGGGCCGAGGGCTACCGTGTGCTGGCCGTCGCGACGGGATCGCGGGACCGGCTCCAGTTGGTTGGCCTGGTGGCGCTGCACGATCCCCCCCGCGGCGATTCCCGCGCGCTGATCGCGGGGCTCGCCGACATGGGCGTGCGCGTCCTGCTCGTCACCGGTGACAGCCTGGCCACGGCGCGAACGGTCGCCGCCCAGGTGGGCATCGACGGACCCGCGTGCTCGGCGCAGGATCTGCGCCGCGGCGGCGCCGGCGCGACGGCCTACGGCGTCTTCGCCGAAGTCCTCCCGGAGGACAAGTTCAATCTGGTGCGCGCCCTGCAGGAGGCCGGCCACATCGTCGGCATGACCGGAGACGGCGTCAACGACGCGCCAGCCCTGACGCAGTCCGAGGTGGGCATCGCGGTGGCCAACGCCACGGACGTCGCCAAGGCGTCGGCCAGCCTCGTGCTCACCACCCCCGGCCTCACGGACATGCTGGCGGCGATCGAGACCAGCCGTCGCATCTATCAGCGCATGCTGACGTACACCCTGAACAAGATCATCAAGACGGTCGAGATCGCCTTCTTCCTGACTCTCGGCGTGATCGCGACCGGGACCTTCATCATCACCCCGCTGCTCGTGCTGCTGCTCCTCTTCACCAACGACTTCGTGACGATGTCGATCGCCACCGATCACGTGTCGTTCTCGCGCCGCCCGGATCGCTGGCGCATCCGCCCCCTGATGGAGAACGGGCTGATCCTCGCCAGCTTCATTCTGCTCCTCTCGCTGGCGGTGTTCTTCGTCGGCCGCGACGCGCTGCATCTCTCGCTGCCGCACCTGCACACGCTGGTCTTCCTGACGCTGGTCTTCACCGGTCAGGGCACCGTCTATCTCATCCGCGAGCGCGGTCACCTGTGGCAGTCGCGTCCGAGCCGGTGGATGGTGATCAGCTCGGTGGCCGACATCGTCATCGTCAGCCTTCTGGCGATCCGC
- a CDS encoding prolyl oligopeptidase family serine peptidase, whose protein sequence is MHRPVITIASVRSEVLRGNAMGDPAERRVPIYLPPDYATGDARYPVVYFLAGFAGGGTYLLSESLWGETLPQRIDRLVRDGAVRPMIVVLADCLTRLGGSQYINSAATGRYEDHLIHELVPFVDATFRTVAARERRAVMGKSSGGYGATVLAMRHPDTFAAAVDHSGDKYFELCYKADIPAAVAALARYEHSPARFLAGFPQPPNERGRHWFTLVNMLAMAACYAPNPDSEIGFDLPFDPRTGALRDDVWARWLAHDPITLAAAHADALRRLRLYYLDCGRWDEHHLQLGNRIYSDRLAALGVPHVYEEFDGGHLNVAHRYEGSLQRLSALFET, encoded by the coding sequence ATGCATCGCCCCGTGATCACCATCGCCTCCGTCCGCAGCGAGGTCCTGCGCGGCAACGCCATGGGCGACCCGGCCGAGCGCCGCGTCCCCATCTACCTGCCGCCCGACTACGCGACGGGCGACGCCCGCTACCCGGTGGTCTACTTCCTCGCCGGCTTCGCCGGCGGCGGCACCTACCTGCTGTCGGAGTCGCTGTGGGGCGAGACGCTGCCGCAGCGCATCGACCGCCTGGTGCGCGACGGCGCGGTGCGGCCGATGATCGTCGTCCTCGCCGACTGCCTCACCCGGCTCGGCGGCAGCCAGTACATCAACTCCGCCGCCACCGGCCGCTACGAGGATCACCTGATCCACGAGCTGGTGCCGTTCGTCGACGCGACCTTTCGCACCGTCGCGGCGCGCGAACGGCGCGCCGTGATGGGCAAGAGCTCGGGCGGCTACGGCGCCACCGTGCTGGCGATGCGGCACCCGGACACGTTCGCCGCCGCCGTCGACCACTCCGGGGACAAGTACTTCGAGCTCTGCTACAAGGCCGACATCCCCGCGGCGGTGGCGGCGCTCGCGCGCTACGAGCATTCGCCGGCGCGCTTCCTGGCCGGCTTCCCGCAGCCGCCCAACGAACGCGGCCGCCACTGGTTCACGCTGGTGAACATGCTGGCGATGGCCGCGTGCTACGCGCCGAACCCGGACAGCGAGATCGGCTTCGACCTGCCGTTCGATCCGCGCACCGGCGCGCTGCGCGACGACGTCTGGGCGCGCTGGCTCGCGCACGACCCGATCACCCTCGCCGCCGCCCACGCCGACGCGCTGCGCCGGCTGCGGCTCTACTACCTCGACTGCGGCCGCTGGGACGAACACCACCTCCAGCTCGGCAACCGCATCTACAGCGATCGCCTCGCCGCGCTCGGCGTGCCGCACGTCTACGAGGAGTTCGACGGCGGCCACCTGAACGTCGCCCACCGCTACGAGGGCTCGCTGCAGCGGCTGAGCGCGCTGTTCGAGACGTGA
- the moaA gene encoding GTP 3',8-cyclase MoaA, with amino-acid sequence MPSVADSFGRPLRSLRVSVTDRCNLRCAYCMPEEHYGWLPRADILDFEEIATLVDCFTACGVDRVRLTGGEPLLRHDLATLVRLLADKPAVRDLALTTNGILLAEQATALRAAGLHRITVSLDTLRADRFRALTRRDSLPQVLEGIRAAAAAGFRPLKIDTVAMRGVNDDELADLIELARPFAAEVRFIEYMDVGGATHWSPDKVLSRAAILADLARRYGAIEPLREESSAPADRYRLPDGTVFGVIASTTTPFCRTCDRARLTADGMWYLCLYARIGTDLRAALRGGASRQDLIARIAAVWGRRDDRGAERRLAERDRAALVPAAELQRDPHLEMHTRGG; translated from the coding sequence ATGCCCTCCGTCGCCGACAGCTTCGGCCGGCCGCTGCGCAGCCTGCGCGTCTCGGTCACCGACCGCTGCAACCTGCGCTGCGCCTACTGCATGCCGGAGGAGCACTACGGCTGGCTGCCGCGCGCCGACATCCTCGACTTCGAGGAGATCGCGACCCTGGTCGACTGCTTCACCGCCTGCGGCGTCGACCGCGTCCGCCTCACCGGCGGCGAGCCCCTGCTGCGCCACGACCTGGCGACCCTGGTCCGCCTGCTGGCCGACAAGCCGGCGGTGCGCGACCTGGCGCTGACCACCAACGGCATCCTGCTCGCCGAACAGGCGACGGCGCTGCGCGCCGCGGGACTGCACCGCATCACCGTCAGTCTCGACACCCTGCGCGCGGACCGCTTCCGCGCCCTCACCCGACGCGACAGCCTGCCGCAGGTGCTGGAGGGGATCCGCGCCGCCGCCGCCGCCGGCTTCCGGCCGCTCAAGATCGACACCGTCGCCATGCGCGGCGTCAACGACGACGAGCTCGCCGACCTGATCGAGCTCGCCCGTCCGTTCGCCGCCGAGGTGCGCTTCATCGAGTACATGGACGTCGGCGGCGCGACCCACTGGTCGCCGGACAAGGTCCTGTCGCGCGCCGCCATCCTCGCCGACCTGGCGCGCCGCTACGGGGCGATCGAGCCGCTGCGCGAGGAGAGCTCGGCGCCGGCGGATCGCTATCGCCTGCCGGACGGCACCGTGTTCGGCGTCATCGCCTCGACGACGACGCCGTTCTGCCGCACCTGCGACCGGGCGCGGCTCACCGCCGACGGGATGTGGTACCTCTGCCTCTACGCCCGCATCGGCACCGATCTGCGCGCCGCGCTGCGCGGCGGCGCCTCGCGGCAGGACCTCATCGCGCGCATCGCCGCCGTCTGGGGCCGGCGCGACGACCGCGGCGCCGAGCGCCGGCTCGCCGAGCGCGACCGCGCCGCGCTGGTCCCCGCCGCCGAGCTGCAGCGCGATCCACACCTCGAGATGCACACCCGGGGCGGATGA